One segment of Carya illinoinensis cultivar Pawnee chromosome 13, C.illinoinensisPawnee_v1, whole genome shotgun sequence DNA contains the following:
- the LOC122291094 gene encoding protein FAR1-RELATED SEQUENCE 5-like, translating to MQYKNDGFYSSMDLDDDGRLKNVLWADARSRAAYEYFGDVVTFDTTYLTNRYGMPFAPFVGVNHHGQSILLGASLISSENTETFVWLFDTWLKCMDGRAPKAIITDQDRAMKNAIVIVFPNTRDRYCLWHIMRKLQEKLGSYAEFKSGLKSGLQRCVYDSQTSEEFETSWEVFTDTYNLKENAWLQSLYNERMYWVPVYLKNTFWAEMSTTQRSESMNAFFDGYVHSGTTLKEFVDQFDNALRKKVENEMAANFHSFNATVPCISHLPLEKKFQAVYTNSKFKEV from the coding sequence ATGCAGTATAAGAATGATGGGTTTTACTCATCGATGGATTTGGATGATGATGGTCGATTAAAAAATGTCTTATGGGCCGATGCACGCAGCAGAGCAGCGtatgagtattttggggatgttgtgACATTTGATACAACATACCTAACAAATAGATATGGTATGCCATTTGCCCCGTTTGTTGGTGTTAACCACCATGGTCAGTCAATACTTTTGGGAGCGAGTTTGATATCAAGTGAAAATACTGAAACATTTGTTTGGTTATTTGACACTTGGTTGAAATGCATGGATGGGAGGGCGCCAAAAGCTATCATTACTGATCAAGACCGGgccatgaaaaatgctataGTAATAGTCTTTCCAAATACTCGAGATAGATATTGTTTGTGGCACATAATGAGAAAATTACAAGAGAAGTTGGGTTCATATGCTgaatttaagtctggtttaaaAAGTGGATTGCAGAGATGTGTTTATGATTCTCAGACTTCTGAAGAGTTTGAGACGTCTTGGGAGGTATTTACTGATACCTacaatttgaaggaaaatgcaTGGCTTCAAAGTCTCTATAATGAGCGAATGTATTGGGTTCCTGTATACCtgaaaaatacattttgggCCGAGATGAGCACAACTCAGAGgagtgagagcatgaatgccTTCTTTGATGGATATGTACATTCAGGGACTACATTGAAAGAATTCGTCGATCAATTCGACAATGCACTGAGGAAGAAAGTAGAAAATGAGATGGCAGCGAATTTTCACTCATTCAATGCCACAGTACCTTGTATATCTCATTTACCCTTGGAGAAAAAATTTCAGGCAGTGTACACGAATTCAAAATTTAAGGAAGTGTAG